One part of the Streptomyces lienomycini genome encodes these proteins:
- a CDS encoding PASTA domain-containing protein — protein MRLPSEEPDVRVPRLVGLMAVDAYDAAHVRGLSLHAPDRPDLRAAAVDHVVRQYPRPGARVPRESTVYVWFDFGEGEGGGGIREPRVPRPPSGGLRRELPEPGEPPPRHAVLSLP, from the coding sequence CCGCGACTGGTCGGCCTGATGGCCGTGGACGCATACGACGCCGCTCACGTGCGGGGCCTGTCCCTGCACGCGCCGGACCGGCCCGATCTCCGGGCCGCCGCCGTCGACCACGTCGTACGCCAGTATCCGCGGCCCGGCGCGCGGGTGCCGCGGGAGTCGACGGTGTACGTGTGGTTCGACTTCGGGGAGGGCGAGGGCGGCGGGGGCATCCGTGAGCCGCGCGTGCCGCGGCCGCCGTCGGGCGGGCTCCGCCGGGAGCTTCCGGAACCGGGCGAACCACCGCCCCGCCACGCCGTCCTCAGCCTGCCGTGA